A window of the Lolium perenne isolate Kyuss_39 chromosome 7, Kyuss_2.0, whole genome shotgun sequence genome harbors these coding sequences:
- the LOC127316494 gene encoding acyl-[acyl-carrier-protein] desaturase 7, chloroplastic, which yields MATLQGLLPVYYHSRPWAKTLMNLSVPYWRCTGTAGRTRIMAADMNKCSPATRPADIAAHDRSAAASAIKPNKKKQQQEEEGDEEWLRYLEPSKLEVFDQLEPWAEANVLPLLKPMDAAWQPSDMLPDPAMLGADGFHAACCELRARAAGIPDAHLVCLVGNMVTEEALPTYQSIPNRFEGVRDLTGDSGTAWARWIRGWSAEENRHGDVLNRYLFLSGRVDMRRVETTVHRLIQSGMVMNAARSPYHGFIYVAFQERATSISHGNTARLAGEHGDAALARVCGAIASDEKRHEAAYTRVVGKLFEVDPDGAVRALAYMMRRRITMPASLMDDGCHAPGGDLFADYAAVAQQAGVYRASDYRGIVEHLIKQWRVEELGDGLTGEGRRAQEYVCALPHKIRRLEERAHHRSAQRATTSVPFSWIFCRPVNL from the exons ATGGCAACGCTGCAAGGATTGCTACCAGTGTACTACCATTCTCGGCCATGGGCTAAAACACTGATGAATCTTTCAGTACCATACTG GAGATGCACTGGTACCGCTGGTCGAACAAGAATCATGGCGGCGGACATGAACAAGTGCTCACCTGCAACACGGCCGGCCGACATAGCAGCTCATGATAGAAGCGCGGCCGCATCAGCGATTAAGCCGAATAAGAAGAAGCAGCAGCAGGAGGAAGAGGGTGACGAGGAATGGCTGAGGTACCTGGAGCCGTCCAAGCTGGAGGTGTTCGACCAGCTGGAGCCGTGGGCGGAGGCCAACGTGCTGCCTCTTCTCAAGCCCATGGATGCGGCGTGGCAGCCGTCGGACATGCTGCCTGACCCGGCGATGCTGGGGGCCGACGGCTTCCACGCGGCCTGCTGCGAGCTCCGTGCCCGCGCGGCCGGCATCCCCGACGCGCACCTCGTCTGCCTCGTGGGCAACATGGTCACCGAGGAGGCGCTGCCCACGTACCAGAGCATACCCAACCGGTTCGAGGGCGTGCGCGATCTCACCGGCGACAGCGGCACCGCCTGGGCGCGCTGGATCCGCGGCTGGTCCGCCGAGGAAAACCGCCACGGCGACGTGCTCAACAGGTACCTCTTCCTCTCCGGCCGAGTCGACATGCGGCGGGTCGAGACGACCGTCCACCGGCTCATCCAGTCCGGCATGGTCATGAACGCCGCGCGGAGCCCGTACCACGGCTTCATCTACGTGGCCTTCCAGGAGCGCGCCACCTCCATCTCGCACGGCAACACGGCGCGCCTCGCGGGGGAGCACGGCGACGCGGCGCTCGCGCGCGTGTGCGGCGCCATCGCCTCCGACGAGAAGCGGCACGAGGCGGCCTACACTCGCGTCGTGGGGAAGCTGTTCGAGGTCGACCCGGACGGCGCCGTGCGGGCGCTGGCGTACATGATGCGCCGCCGGATCACCATGCCGGCGTCGCTCATGGACGACGGATGCCACGCGCCGGGCGGCGACCTCTTCGCGGACTACGCGGCCGTGGCGCAGCAGGCCGGGGTGTACAGGGCGTCCGACTACCGCGGCATCGTGGAGCACCTGATCAAGCAGTGGCGCGTGGAGGAGCTGGGTGACGGGCTCACCGGCGAAGGGAGGCGCGCCCAGGAGTACGTCTGCGCGCTGCCGCACAAGATCCGCAGGCTGGAGGAAAGGGCCCACCACCGTAGTGCTCAGCGGGCCACAACGTCCGTCCCGTTTAGCTGGATCTTCTGTAGGCCCGTCAACCTCTAA